From the Solanum stenotomum isolate F172 chromosome 4, ASM1918654v1, whole genome shotgun sequence genome, one window contains:
- the LOC125863407 gene encoding probable WRKY transcription factor 51 translates to MNSTFLETNIPHIENPNFTFPFLYSHMTNQDCTYNFQDNFLDQDFEFSSFLDHLLVDYVPTYNNSNNTPLLEINPSMHEISSSSSANSASSTTSFDAPPPNINHLKEKSKVGTIKKEMIKKNERHVIAFRTKTQLEILDDGYKWRKYGKKKVKSNTNYLRNYYKCSIRGCEVKKRVERDGHDSSYLITTYEGKHNHEINSFIIYNHIEADSEFELNFHRRRGKGVERDHGHDSSCVITTYEGKHNHESCSSIICSHEMPTEFPQ, encoded by the exons ATGAACTCCACCTTCCTAGAAACAAACATTCCTCATATAGAAAACCCTAATTTCACCTTTCCCTTTCTTTACTCACACATGACTAATCAAGATTGTacttacaattttcaagataaTTTTCTTGatcaagattttgaattttcttcatttcttgaTCATCTTCTTGTTGATTATGTTCCTACCTATAACAACTCCAATAATACTCCTCTTTTAGAAATTAATCCCTCCATGCATGAAataagtagtagtagtagtgcCAATAGTGCAAGTTCTACCACTTCCTTTGATGCACCACCACCAAATATTAATCACTTGAAAGA AAAATCCAAAGTGGGGACTATAAAGAAAGAGATGATAAAGAAGAATGAAAGACATGTTATTGCTTTTAGAACAAAGACTCAACTTGAGATTTTGGATGATGGATATAAATGGAGAAAGTATGGTAAGAAGAAGGTGAAAAGTAACACAAATTATTTGAg GAATTACTACAAGTGTTCAATTCGAGGATGCGAGGTTAAGAAGAGAGTAGAAAGAGATGGACATGATTCAAGTTATTTGATTACAACATATGAAGGTAaacacaatcatgaaatcaaCTCCTTTATCATTTACAATCATATAGAGGCGGATTCagaatttgaattgaattttcATCGTCGAAGAGGGAAGGGAGTAGAAAGAGATCATGGACATGATTCAAGCTGTGTGATTACTACATATGAAGGCAAACACAACCATGAAAGTTGTTCCTCTATCATATGCAGCCATGAAATGCCCACTGAATTTCCTCAATGA
- the LOC125863410 gene encoding probable WRKY transcription factor 51, producing the protein MNSTNFLETSNFPHIGNPNFTFPLFHSHMMTQDFSYNNFQDFESSSFLDQLFVDYSPTNKNFNTCVLENDHSHMMTQDYSYNGSSSNSYYATPPNMNHLKEKSKVGIIKKEIKNNETHVIALRTKTQLDVLDDGYKWRKYGKKKVKSNKKYLRNYYKCSIRGCMVKKRVERDGHDSSYLITTYEGKHNHEIYSSIIYNHMEANSEFKLNFHQGR; encoded by the exons ATGAACTCCACTAATTTCCTAGAAACAAGTAATTTTCCTCATATAGGAAaccctaattttacttttcccCTTTTCCACTCACATATGATGACTCAAGATTTTAGTTATaataattttcaagattttgaatCTTCTTCATTTCTTGATCAACTTTTTGTTGATTATTCTCCTACCAATAAGAACTTCAATACTTGTGTTTTAGAAAATGATCACTCACATATGATGACTCaagattatagttataatggaaGTTCTTCCAATTCCTATTATGCCACACCACCAAACATGAATCACTTGAAAGA AAAATCCAAAGTGGGGATAATAAAGAAAGAGATCAAGAATAATGAAACACATGTTATTGCTTTAAGAACAAAGACTCAACTTGATGTCTTGGATGATGGATATAAATGGAGAAAGTATGGCAAGAAGAAGGtgaaaagtaacaaaaaatatttaag GAATTACTACAAGTGTTCAATTCGAGGATGCATGGTAAAGAAGAGAGTAGAAAGAGATGGACATGATTCAAGCTATTTGATTACTACATATGAAGGCAAACACAATCATGAAATCTACTCCTCTATCATTTACAATCATATGGAGgcgaattcagaatttaaattgaATTTCCATCAAGGAAGATAA
- the LOC125863412 gene encoding uncharacterized protein LOC125863412: MVEITEAFAGSDADEATPLLSNLKPNPNPNPPNRTRSVKTKVPEVEVHLYRRGKGPIDVFKANLGGWDQDQLDVREFLEKYGFKSVYAFKPEKGRGVPIRFNPRNGRSIITYRDGSTIYIDGEPKDSLVKPITRILVGVAVVAILIVLLVIRDPPEWAKKLNLSDGRIPPWLLACAFVAFTRMRKRTRDFLESRRK, encoded by the exons ATGGTGGAGATCACAGAAGCTTTCGCCGGCAGCGACGCCGACGAAGCGACTCCACTGTTATCGAATTTAAAACCTAACCCGAATCCGAACCCGCCAAACCGAACTAGATCCGTAAAGACGAAGGTCCCGGAGGTGGAGGTCCACCTGTACCGACGTGGCAAGGGTCCCATCGATGTATTCAAGGCAAACCTTGGTGGGTGGGACCAGGATCAGCTCGATGTTAGGGAATTTCTCGAAAAATACGGGTTCAAATCGGTTTATGCATTCAAGCCGGAAAAGGGTCGGGGCGTTCCGATCCGGTTTAATCCACGTAATGGAAGATCGATTATTACTTATCGAGATGGATCCACCATTTACATTGATGGAGAACCTAAG GACTCGTTGGTGAAACCTATAACCAGAATATTGGTCGGGGTTGCTGTTGTAGCCATACTTATAGTATTACTGGTGATAAGAGACCCTCCAGAGTGGGCAAAAAAGTTGAATCTCTCTGATGGTCGTATCCCTCCATGGCTTCTGGCTTGTGCATTTGTTGCCTTCACACGCATGAGGAAGAGAACCAGAGATTTCTTGGAAAGTCGTCGAAAATAA